In Pseudoroseomonas cervicalis, the DNA window CGCGCTCCACCACCGGCGGGCGGGACCAGGCATGCTGCAGCGGGTCGGTCAGCCCGGCCTTCAGCAGCGCCTGGATGCGCCAGCCGATGGCGTCGAAATTCTCGCAATGCACGGTGACGAAGGCGCCGAGCTTCTTCGCGGTGGCCAGCACCTCGAGGAATTGCGCATCGGTCAGGCGCAGCGGGTCATAGGTGAGGAAGACCTTCAGGCTGCGGATGCCGCGCGCGACCAGGGCCGGCACCTCGCGCTCCAGCACCTCGGGCGTCGGGTCGGTGATGATCTGGTGGAAGGAATAGTCGGCGCGCGATTGCGCGGCGCGGGCCTCGTAGCCGGGGGCGGAGGCGGCGAGGCTATGGCCCTTCCATTGCGGCAGGAAGCAGATGAAGGAGGTGGTGCCGCCCGCCAGCGCCGCCGCCGAGCCACTGGCGAAGCTTTCCTCATGCACCGAGCCGTCCTGGCCCATCTCCTCCAGATGGCAGTGGGAATCGAGGCCGCCCGGCGTGACGATCAGGCCCTTGGCGGAGACCTCCTCCCGCCCGCGCGGCAGGTTCAGCCCGAGCGCCGCGATGCGCCCGTCGCGGATGCCGATATCGGCCTCGAACACTTCCGCCGCCGTCGCCAGCGTGCCGCCGCGCACCACAAGATCGAATTCGTTCATCTTCAGTCTCCCCTAGCGCCGATCCGCGGCTTCGCTCGCATGGCCGCGGCCGAAGCGCCGCTCCAGCGCCCGCTGCGCCAGATCCCAGGCCGTGGTCATCAGCAGGTAGTAGAGCGCCGCCACGGCGAACAGCTCCAGCACCAGAAAGCGCTCCTGGATCAGGATCTGCGTGCGCCGCAGCAGCTCGTCCATCGAGATGACACTGGCCACCGAGGTGGTCTTGAGCAAGCCATTCACACTGTTGCCGAGCGGCGGGATGATGATGCGCAGCGCCTGCGGCCAGACCACCAGGCGGAAGGCCTGCACGCCGCGCAGGCCGAGCGCCAGCGCCGCCTCCCGCTGGCCCTTGGGCACCGCCTGGATGCCGGCGCGCACCGTCTCGGACAGATAGGCGGCCTCGTTCAGCGACAGGCCGAGCAGCGCCGCCGCCGGCACCGAGAGCCGCAGCCCGAACAGCGGCAGCGCGGTGTAGATGACCAGCAGCTGCACCAGCAGCGGCGTGCCACGGAACAGCCAGCAATAGGTCGCGGCCCCGCCCGCGAGCCAGCGATTGCCGGAAAGGCGCAGCAGCGCCAGCGCGATGCCGAGGGCCAGGCCGCAGACCAGCGCCCCGGCCGTCAGCCCGATGGAGAGCAGCGCGCCCTCCAGCAGATAGGGGTTCGTCAGATAGTCGAAGAACCCGTCCCAGGACCAGATCCGCATCGCCCGCGCTTACGGGGCGGGGCCGACCACGGCGAAGGGCTCATCCCAGCCGCGCACGCCATACTGCTCCAGCAGCTTCGTGTAGAAGCCGTCGGCGCGCATCTCCTCCATCGCCTTGGCGACCTCGGTGGCCAGCACGCGGGAGCGGAAGCCGAAGGCGATCGGCGTCGCGAACAGCCCGCTGACGGCGCGGGTGAAGTCGCCGCGCGTCTCGTATTCCTTGGCGGTGCTGTCGATCGAGATGCCGGCATCGATCTGCCCGACGCGCAGCGCCTGGAAGGAGACGGCGAAATTGTCGAAGGCGCGCACGGTCGGCGCCCGGCCGCCGGCATTCTGCACCTGCTTCACGATGTCCAGCGCGCGGTTGTATTCGAAGCCGCCCTGCTCGACACCGATCGACAGCCCGGCCAGGTCCTGCACGCCGGCGATGCGGCGCGGATTGCCGCGCGGCACCGAGATCGAGATCGCCTGCTGCTCATAGCGCACCAGCTGCATCAGCTTGGCGCGCTCCTCGGTGAAGAACATGCCGGTGTTGATCATGTCCCAGCGCCGCGCGGCCAGGCCCGGGATCATGGCGGCGAATTCCACCCGCACATGCTCGGCCTTCAGGCAGAGGCGGCGGGCGATCTCCGCGCCCAGCTCCACCCGCATGCCGCGCAGCGCGCCGGTGGAATCGACGAACTGCATCGGCGGCAGGGTGGGGTTGGTGGAGAGGGTGAGGGTGCCCGGCGTCACCAGCTCGGCATCCGGCACGCGCGGTGTGCAGTTCTGCGCCGCGGCGGGCAGGGCGAGGGCAAGCAGCAGGGCGCCGGTCAGGGCGGGAAGGATGCGCATGGGTCCTTGGGCCTCCGGGGGCGGATGCGGATGGTGGGATCAGGCGGCGAGCAGGCCGAGCCCGGCCAGCACATCGCGCAGCGCGGGGATGTCGGCTTCGGGCAGGGGCAGGCGCGGCGGGCGGGGCGTGCCCATCTCCAGCCCGGCGAGCCGCAGCGCCGCCTTGGTGCCGGAGACGTAGCGGGGCCCGCCGACGAAGGGCAGCAGCGGCGCCAGCCGGCGGTAGAGCGGCAGCGCCGTCTCCCGGTCCCCGGCCATGGCGGCGTCGAACATGGCGGAGGAGAGCTTCGGCGCCACGTTGGAGCAGACGGCGACCCAGCCCACCGCGCCGAGGAAGGCGCTCTCATAGCCCAGCACGCCGGCGAAGACCGTCATCCGCTCGCCGCAAAGGGCGATGATGTCGCGCACCCGGGTCGGGTCGAGCGTCGATTCCTTGATGTAGCGGCAATTGTCGATCTGCGAGAGCCGCGCCACGGTCGCGGGCAGCAGGTCCACATTGGCGGTCGCCGGATTGTTGTAGACCATGACGGGAATGCCGATGGCCTCGCCGATGGCGCGGTAATGCGCGAACAGCTCATCCTCGGTCGGCACCGAGTAGAAGGGCGGGATCACCATCACGCCCTGGGCGCCCATCGCCTCCGCCTCGCGCGAGAGCGCCACGGCCTCGCGCGTGTCCTCGGCGCCGGTGCCGACCAGCACCGGCACCCGGCCCGCCGCGGCGCGCAGCACCGTCTCGACGATGGCGCCGCGCTCCTCGCGCGAGACTGAAAGAAATTCGCCGGTGGAGCCGAGCGGGATCAGCCCCCGCACACCATTGTCGATCTGGTACTCGACCAGCCGCGCCAGCGCCGGAAGGTCGACCGCCATGCCATCGGCGGTGAAGGGGGTGACGAGGACGGTGTAGGTGCCGCGAAAGGGTTCAGCAGGCATCGAGTCACGGCTCCGGGGCGTTTTCGTCATACGGACTGTATACGATCTGCGCGCGATGGCCATATCCTGGCCGCGGCTTTTTCCGGATGTCGAACCCCCGCACGATGCGCCTGCACAGCCCTGGCCTCACCCCGCTCGGCCCCGAATTCACCTTCACCTTCGATGGCCGGACCATCCCCGCCCTGCCGGGCGAGACGGTGGCCGCCGCCCTGGCGGCGCAGGGCCTCCTGACCCTGCGCCACACCGCGGAGGGCGCGCCGCGCGGGGTGTTCTGCGGCATGGGGGCGTGCTGGGACTGCCTGGTGACGGTGGATGGCCGCGCCGGCGAGCGCGCCTGCCAGCTGAAGGCCGCGCCGGGGCTCGACATCCGCTCCGCCCCGCCCGACCGGCCGGCGCCGCTGGCCGAGGCCACGCCGGAGGAGGAAGAGCGCGCGCCCGACCTGCTGGTGGTGGGCGCCGGCCCGGCCGGCCTTTCCGCCGCCATCGAGGCGGCGCGGGCCGGGGCGCAGGTGCTGGTGCTGGATGAGCGCGACGCGCCGGGCGGGCAGTATCTGAAGCCGCTGGCCGCGCATCGCGCCGCCCGGCCCGACGCCCAGCACCGCCGCGGCGACGCGCTGCGCGCCGAGGCGGCGGCCGCCGGCGTGGTGGTGGAGCAGGGCGCCCTGGTCTGGGGCGCCTTCGCGCGGGATGAGGTCGCGGCGCTGCTGGGTGGGCGCTCCGTGCTGTTGCGCCCGCGCCAGCTGCTGCTGGCCCCCGGCGCGCATGAGCGCCCCGTGGCGCTGCCGGGCTGGACCCTGCCCGGGGTGATGACCACCGGCGCGCTGCAGACCCTGGCGCGGGCCGGGCGGGTCTCGCCGGCCGGAACCGTGCTGGTCGCCGGCAATGGCCCGCTGAACCTGCAGCTGGCCTGCGAGCTGGTGGCGGGCGGGGTGAAGGTCGCGGCGGTGCTGGAAGCGGCGCCACGCCCGGGCCCCGGCGCCTGGCGCACCGTGCTGCGCATGGGCCTGGCGGCGCCGGACCTGGCCTGGGATGGCACGCGCTATCTGCTGGCGCTGCGCCGCGCCGGGGTGCCCGTCCTCTGGGGCAGCCGCGTGCTGGAATGCGAGGGGGAGGGCACGCTGCAGCGGGTCCGCGCTGCCACGCCGCAGGGCGAGCGGGTCTTCGCCGCCGGGGCGCTGGCGCTGCATCATGGCTTCGTGCCGGAGACCGGGCTGGCCCGGGCCCTGGGCGCGCGGCACCGCATCGGCCCGGCCGGGGTGCTGGAAACGGCAACCGATGCCGAGGGCCGGACCGATATCCCGGGCGTCTTCGCCATCGGTGATGGCGCGGCGGCGGGCGGCGCGCGGGTGGCGCTGGCGCTGGGCCGCATCGCCGGGCGGGCGGCGGCGCGGGCGCTGGGCCTGGTCGCGCCGCCACGGCCCGAGGACGCGGCGGCGCTGCAACGCGCCCGCGCCTTCCAGGCCGCGCTCTGGACCCTGTTCGCCGCGCCACCCCCGGCAGCCCCGGCCGATGACGTGCTGGCCTGCCGCTGCGAAAGCGTCGCGGCGGGCAGCCTGCGCGCCGCCGGGGGCAGCGCCATGGCCGCGCGCCGCGCCACCCGCGCCGGCATGGGGCTGTGCGGCGGGCGGCTCTGCGCCTCCACCCTGCGCGACATCCTGGGCCCCGCCACGGGCGAGGCCGGCTTCGCCGCCCCCCGCGCGCCGCTGCGCCCGGTGCCGGCGGCCGCCATCTGGCGCCCGCGCCCCGATGCGGCGCGGGAGGCCCTCTATGCCGACCCGCCGGCGCCGCGCGCCTGGCTGACCGCCACGCCGGCCCCGGTGCCGCGGGACTGCGCCACGCTGGTCATCGGCGGCGGGGTGGTCGGGCTGTCCACCGCGCTGTTCCTGGCGCGCGAAGGCGAGGATGTGCTGCTGGCCGACCGCAACGAGCCCGGCCTCGGCGCCTCCACCGCCAATGCCGGCAGCCTGCATGTGCAGCTGCTGGCCTATGCCTTCGACGACACCGGCGCGCCCGGCCCGCTGGCCGAGGCCCTGGCGCTGGGGCCGCCGGCGGTCGCGCTGTGGAAGGAACTGGCGGCCGAGACCGGCGAGTCGCTGTCGATCCGCACCGAGGGCGGGCTGATCCTGGCCGATACGCCGGAGCTGCTCGACTGGCTGCGCCGCAAGACGGCGTTCGAGCGCGCGCGCGGCATCGCCGCCGAGGTGATCGGCCCGGCCGAACTGCGCGATCTGGCGCCGACGCTGCGGCCGGGGCTGCTCGGCGCCTCCTGGTGCCCGCAGGAGGGGCAGATGGATCCGCTGCGCGGCACCGCGGCGCTGCTGCGCCTGGCGCGGCGGGCCGGTGTGCGCCTCGCCCCCGGCCTGGCGGTGACCGGGCTGGCGCGGGAGGGCGCGGGCTACCGCGTGCAGCTGCCGGGCGGCAGCTTCCGCGCCGGGCGGGTGGTGAACGCCGCCGGGCCGCATGCCATGCAGGTGGCGGCGCTGCTGGGGGAGGCGCTGCCGATGCGCCTGGTGGTGCAGCAGGTCATCGCCACCAGCGCCGCCGCCCCGACCCTCAGGCCCCTGGTGCAATGGGCGCGGCGGCATCTCTCCCTGAAGCAGAGCGATACCGGGCAGTTCCTGGTGGGCGGCGGCTGGCCGGGGCGGCTGGATGCGGATGGCGCGGCGCGGCTGCTGCGGCCGGCGATCGAGGGCAATCTCTGGGTCGCGGGGCAGGCGCTGCCGATGCTGGCGGGGGTGCGGGTGCTGCGGGCCTGGGCCTCGCCCAACATCCATCTCGATCGCGGCCCGGTGCTGGGGGAGAGCCCGCGCCATCCCGGCCTGTTCCACGCCATCACCTCGAATGGCTGGACGCTGGGGCCGCTGGTCGGGCGCATGCTGGCCGAGGCCTTGCTGGGACGGGGCCGGCCACCCGCGGCTTTCGCCCCGGGCGGCTGAGGCGGCGGAACCGGCCGGCGTTGCGTTCGGTTGCTGGCACGCCAGGGCCAGGGGCGCTAAGCACGCCGGCGATGTCCCCGCCGATTCTGACCGTCGTCATCCCCTGCTACAACGAGGCCCCGAATGTCGCGCCCATGGTGGCGCGGCTGGAGCAGGCGCTTGCCGGCATCGCCTGGGAAGCCATTTTCGTCGACGACAACAGCCCGGATGGCACCACCGGCGTCGCCAGGGAGATCGCGGCGCGGGACGGGCGCATCCGCTGCATCCGCCGGGTCGGGCGGCGCGGCCTGTCCTCCGCCTGTGTCGAGGGCATGCTGGCCTCCTCCGCCCCCTATGTGGCGGTGATCGATGGCGATCTGCAGCATGACGAGACGCTGCTGCCGCGCATGCTGGCGGCGCTGCAGGGCGGCGAGGCGGATGTCGCCATCGGCAGCCGGCATGTCGAGGGCGGCGCCTCCACCGAGGGGTTTTCGGCGGTGCGGCAGCGGATCAGCGATGGCGGCATCGCGCTGGCCCAGCTTTTCCTGCCGGTGCGGGTGGCCGACCCGATGAGCGGCTTCTTCATGCTGCCGCGCGAGCTGGTGGAGCAGGTGGCGCCGCGGCTGACCGGGCGCGGCTTCAAGATCCTGCTCGACATCCTGCTCTCCGCCCGCCGCAAGCTGCGGGTGGTCGAGCTGCCCTACAGCTTCCGCGCCCGGCAGGCGGGGGAATCCAAGCTCGACACCACGGTGCTGCTGGAATTCCTGGCGCTGCTGCTGGACAAGGCGACGGGCGGGCTGCTGCCGCTGCGCTTCCTGTCCTTCGCCGCCATCGGCGGGCTCGGCATCCTGGTGCATATGGCGGTGCTGGCGCTGGCGCTTGGCCCGCTCTCCTTCCATGCGGCGCAATGGCTGGCCAGCTTCGTCGCCATGACGATGAATTTCTGGCTGAACAACCGCGTCACCTACAGCGATGTCCGGCTGCGCGGCCCGCGGCTGTGGCGCGGGCTGGTGCTGTTCTACCTGGTCTGCGGCGTGGGCGTGGCGGCCAATGTCGGCATTGCCGGGCTGCTGCTGCGGGATGAGCTGGTGGATTGGGGCCTGGCCGGCGCCGCCGGCGCGGCGCTGACGGTGGTGTGGAACTACGCCGTCTCGGCCACGCTGGTCTGGCGCGCCCGCTGATGTCCTGGCGCAACCCCTGGCTGCAGGCGCTGCTGGGGCTGACGGCGCTGCGGCTGCTGGCGGCGCTCTGGCTGCCGCCGGCGCCGGACGAGGCCTATTACTGGGTCTGGGGCCGGGCGCTGGCGCCCAGCTATTACGATCACCCACCCATGGTCGCGGCCTGGACGGCGCTGGGCAGCCTGATCGCCGGCGACAATGCCTTCGGGCTGCGGCTGCTGGGCCCGATCGGCGTCGCCATCGCCTCGATCCTGCTGGCGCAGGCGGGGGAGGCGCTGTGGCCCGGCCGGCGGGTGGGCGTCTGGGCCGCGGCGCTGCTGAACGGCACGCTGCTGCTCGGCGCCGGCTCGGTGCTGATGACGCCGGACACGCCGCTGCTGGTGTTCTGGTGCGCCGCCATCTGGGCCCTGGCGCGGCTGCAGGCCAGCCAGGATGGGCGCTGGTGGCTGGGCTTCGGCCTGCTCTCGGGCGGCGCGCTGCTGTCGAAATACACCGCCGTGCTGCTGGGCGCCGCCGTGGTGCTCTGGCTGCTGGCCGAGCCCCGGGCGCGCCACTGGCTGCGCAGCGCCTGGCTGTGGCTGGGCGGCGCGCTGGCGGTGCTGGTGTTCAGCCCCGTCATCTGGTGGAACGCCACGCATCACTGGGCCAGCTTCGCCAAGCAGGGCGGACGGGCGGGGGCGACCGCCACCGGCTCCCCCTGGCGCTATCTCGGCGAATTGCTGGGCGGGCAGATCGGCCTCGTCACCCCGATCATCTTCGTGCTCTGCGTCGCGGGCACGGTGCTGGCCTGCCGGCGCTGGTGGCGCGGCGATGCCGCCGCCGGGCTGCTGGCAGCGCTGACCGTGCCGGCGGCGCTGCTGTTCCTCTGGCAGGCGACCGGCAGCCGGGTGCAGGGCAATTGGCCGGCCATCCTCTATCCCAGCGCCTGCCTGGCCGCCGCCGCCTATCTGGGGCCGGGCTGGGATCGCTGGCGGCGCTGGGGCGTGGCGCTGGGCATCGGGCTGACGCTGCTGGTGCTGGTGCAGGCGGCGCTGGCGCCGCTGCCGCTGCCCCGCCGCAGCGACCCGACCCTGGCCAGGCTGGGCGGCTGGGCCGAATTCGCCGGCGAGGTCGAGGCGGCGCGCCGCCAGGCCGGGGCAAGCTTTGTCGCCGCCGAGGAATATGGGCTGGCCAGCGAGCTGGCGCTGCATCTGCCGCCGGGCGTTGCGGTGGTGGCGCTGGGCGACCGGTGGGACCTGTTCGACCTGCCCCCCCCGGCGGAGGGGCTGCGCGGGCTGCTGGTGCGCAGCGAGCGCCGCTCCGGCCCGCCGCTCTGGCCGGGCGCGGTGGAGCAGGGCGGCATCATCCGCAGCCGCAAGGGGATCGAGGCCGAGCGCTACCGGCTGCATGGGGTGGTGGTGACGGCGGAGACGCCGCCTTTGGCGCTGCTGCCGCCGCGGCGCTGAAGGTATCTTGAAGCCCTGGCGGTGGGCGCCCGCCACCCCACATGCTGGGGCGTTGGCCTGGGCAGGAGGGTGAGACAATGCCGATCCGCATTCCGCGTGGCTGGGAATTGCCGGAGAGCGCCGCGACGCCGGAGCATCTGGTGCTGGGCCGCCGCAAGGCCCTTGGCCTCGGCGCCGGGCTGATCGCCGGCGGGCTGGCCATGCCGTCCCTGGCACAGGAGGCCGGGATGGCGGCGATGCGCAACACGCGCTACGCGGCCGATCGCGCCCTGACCTCGGAGCGCGACGCCACCAGCTACAACAACTATTACGAGTTCGGCAGCGGCAAGAGCGTCGGCGGCCCGGCGCAGCGGCTGCGGCAGAGCCCCTGGACGATCCGGCTGGAGGGCATGGTCGAGAAGCCGCAGGAGATCGGGCTCGAGGATCTGCTGAAGCGGGTCAGCCTGGAGGAGCGGGTGCTGCGGCATCGCTGTGTCGAGGCCTGGGCGATGACGGTGCCCTGGACCGGCTTCGCCATGTCGGAGCTGCTGAAGATCGCCGCGCCGCTGTCGAGCGCCAAATATGTGGTGTTCGAGACGGTGCGCGATCCCTCGGTGATGCCGGGGCTGCGGCAGAGCTGGTATCCCTGGCCCTATACCGAGGGCTGCACCATCGAGGAGGCCGGCAATGAGCTGTGCTTCCTGGCGGTCGGGCTCTATGGCAAGCCGGTGCCGGCGCAGAATGGCGGGCCGATCCGCGTGCTGTTCCCCTGGAAATACGGCTTCAAGAGCGGCAAGTCGCTGGCCGCCATCCGTTTCACCGACACGCGGCCGGTGAGCTTCTGGGAGAAGCTGCAGCCCAGCGAATATGGCTTCTGGGCCAATGTGAACCCGGAGGTGCCGCATCCGCGCTGGAGCCAGGCGAGCGAGCGGCTGCTCGGCAGCAATGAGCGGGTGCCGACCAAGCTGTTCAACGGCTATGGCGCCTTCGTCGCCGACCTCTACCAGGGCCTGCAATCGGAACGGCTGTACCTGTAGCCGGCCGCCAACGGCGGCCGGCCCTGGCAGAAAAAAGAAGGAGGTCTGGGGGAATTCATTCCCCCAGATTCTTTTTCAGTCCGGCAATTCGGCGATGCGCCTGCGCCCTTCGTCGATTGCCCTGAGTGCCTCTGGCCACAGCCCCAGCGTCGCGACCTCATCCGGCGAGAAGAAGCGGGCCTCGCTGACATCGTCCCCCGCCACCGGCTCGCCGGAGAGCCAGCGCCCGGCGAAGTCGATGATGGTGTAGTGGAAGCGGGCGCGGCCTTCCTCGTCATGGCTCAGCGCGTCTACCACGACGGCGAGGGTCAGCGGCCCGACCTCGATGCCCGCTTCCTCGCGCAGCTCGCGGCGGGCGGCGGCCTCCGCGGTCTCGCCCAGCATCTGGGCGCCGCCGGGGATGGACCATTCGCCCTGGCGCGGCGGCCTGGCGCGCCGCACCAGCAGGACATCGTTGCCGCGGAAGGCCACCACGCCGATGCCGACCCAGGGCCGGTCGGGATATTCGCGGCTACCGCTCACGGCGCCGCGGGGCGGGGCGCGGCCTGCTCGGCCTGGCGGAGGTCGTCCAGCCGCGGCAGCAGGCTGCGCTCCTTGTGGGCCGGCACCTGATAGGCCCAGCCGCGCCAGCGGGCGTTGAGCTGCTCGGCCTCCGGGCTGCCCTCGGCCTTCAGCAGCAGCCACAGCGCCTCCTCCTTGCGGCGCAGCACGGCGTCGATCGCCAGGCTGTCGGTGAAGGTGAAGCGGGCGCTGCCCAGCGCCTCGCCGGGCATGTCGGCCTCGCGCTGCACATCGGTCAGCGTCAGGAACTCGAAGGCGCCGGCGATGGAATCCAGGCTGCTCTGCTCCAGCGGCGGCGTCTCGGCCGGGGCGGTGACGGAGAGGCGGCCATCCGGCCCCTCGCCACGGCGCAGTTCCAGCACCGGCGCGCCCTCGCGGCGGATGGTGGCGGCCAGCATCCGCTCGCGCGGGATGTTGGCCATGTCGCGGTCGATCCAGAGCTGGGCGTCGGCATCCAGCGGCAGGCGGCCCTCGGCCAGCCAGGACTGGGTCTCGCCGGGGCGGCGGACATAGACGCTCTCGGGCACATTGCCCTGCACGCGGACGCGGCGGCGGCCCACCACCAGCTCGGCGATGGGCTGGTTGCTGCCATCCAGCACCCGCAGCAGCGCGGCGGTGGAGCCCTCCTGCTCCGGGTCCTGCAGGCCCAGCCGCTCCAGCAGTTCGGGGTTGCTGGTGCGCGGCTCGACCAGGCGCAGCTCGGTCAGGCCGACCAGCAGCTCGCGCACCTTCTCGGGGCGGACGGGGTAGTCGGCGGCCTCGGGCAGCACCCAGACATCACCCTGGCGGCGGGCGATGGCCAGCGACTTGCCCTGCTGCTTCACCTCGATGCGCATGGCACCGGCGAGGCGGGCGGCCAGGTTCTGGAACATCAGCGGTGCGCCGCCAATGTCGCGCGGCTTCGGGCCGCCGGGGCCGAGGGCGACCACGGCGCCGGCGGAGGCGAGGGCGGCGGCGCCCAGGATGAGCAGGGATCGGCGTTCCATCTCGGCCTCTCCTCAGGCGCGGGCCGCAGCGCGGCGGCGGTTGCGCAGCACCGCCAGCACCAGGGCGAACAGGGTGAGCAGCGCCGGGACGAGCGCGATGTTGACGATGCGCAGGGTGCGCTCCAGCCCTTCGATATCCCGCCGCAGCTCCAGCTGCACGGTGCGCAGCTGGCCGCGCGTGGCGGTGATCTCGGCCCGGGCGCGGTCGATCTCGGCGCGCTGCTCAGGCGTGATGACGGTCTGGTTCTGGTTGCGCTCGCCGGGCTGGGCGGTGCCGGCCGCTGTCCCCTGGCGCAGCTGGCGCAGCCGCCGCTCGGTGGCTTCCAGCCGCTGGGTCAGGCTCTGCTCGGTCTGGCGGTACTGCGCCTCGGCGCTGCGGCGCATCTCCTCCACCACGCCGAAGGGGCGCAGCGATTCACCGCGCGAGCGCAGGCCGATCAGCGCATCGCCACCGGCCAGGGTGTCGGTGAGGTTGGCGATCAGCGCGCCATTGTCGCTGAAGGGGGTGGCCACCTGCTGGCCGAAGAAATCCTGCACCTGGACCCAGAAGCGGTCCTCCAGCAGGTCGGTGTCATTGGCGATGACGAGGTTGGCCGGGCCGTCGCTCTGCGCGCGATGGGCGGGGAAGCCGGCCGGGCGCTCCGCACCCTCGGCGGGGGCGGGCGGGCCGCCGGGGAAGGCGCTCTGCAGGATGCCGCGGGCGCGGGCCATCAGCACATAGCGCTGGCCATCCGCCTGGAAGCCGGCCAGCAGCTGGGCCGGGTTGGGGTTGCGGCGGACCTTGTCGGCCTCCACCAGCATGGCGCGGTCGCTGCTGGTGATCAGCGGCGTGAATTCGATGCCGGCGCCCTCGCGGCGGCGCACCTGGCCGGCGGAGGCGAAGGTGACCTGCTGCAGATCGGCCGTCGCCACATCGCCACGGCTCAGCGAATCCTCGGTCGCGTTGAACCAGGCGAGGTAGTCGACCGCCTGCAGCCGGTCGCGCGGATTGGCGCGCACGCGCCAGGCGCCGCGCTGGTCCAGCACCACCTTGTCCGACGGCGTCTCGATGCCCCAGGCGTTCAGCAGGCGGTCGAGATTGGAGGCCGTCTCGGCCGGGGGCTGGCCATTCGGGCCGGGGCGGCTCGCCTGGCTTTCGCTGTGCGGGTCCGTCATGGCGAAGAGCTTGCCGCCGCGCATGACGAACTGGTCGATGGCGTAGAGCGTCGTCTCCGGCAGGTTCTGCGGCTGGGCGACGATCAGCACCTGCATGTCGGCCGGGATGACCGCCGTGTCCGGCCCGACCTCGCGCAGCGTGAAGAACTGGCGCAGCTGGTTGGCGATGACGAAGGGCTGCCCGGCGCCGGGCACCCGCATCATCATCGCCCTGGGGTCGCCATTGACCGGCAGGGCCGAGAGCAGACCGACCACCGGGCGGCGCGGGTTGGACAGCTCATAGACCAGGCGCGTCAGGTCGTATTCCAGGAAGCGCTCGCGGTCCGGCTGGAAGAAGGGCAGCACCCGCTCATCATCCAGCAGGTTGCTGCCGGCCAGGCCGAAATAGACCTGCTCGCCGGACTGGTCGACCGGCACGCCCTGGATGCCGGCGGCCATGGCCCTGTCCTCGGTCTCCGAGAAGGGCTCGGGGTCGAGATATTCCAGGCGGATCTTGCCATCCGACAGGGCGGCGTATTCCTGCAGCATCTCGCGCACCCGGTCGGCATAGGCGCCATAGACCGGGATGCTGCCGCCGAGCCGGCTGGAATAGAACAGCCGCAGGGTGATCGGGTCCTGCAGGCCGCCGAGCACCTGACGGGTGCCGTCCGACAGGGTGTAGAGATGCTGCTGC includes these proteins:
- the msrP gene encoding protein-methionine-sulfoxide reductase catalytic subunit MsrP, giving the protein MPIRIPRGWELPESAATPEHLVLGRRKALGLGAGLIAGGLAMPSLAQEAGMAAMRNTRYAADRALTSERDATSYNNYYEFGSGKSVGGPAQRLRQSPWTIRLEGMVEKPQEIGLEDLLKRVSLEERVLRHRCVEAWAMTVPWTGFAMSELLKIAAPLSSAKYVVFETVRDPSVMPGLRQSWYPWPYTEGCTIEEAGNELCFLAVGLYGKPVPAQNGGPIRVLFPWKYGFKSGKSLAAIRFTDTRPVSFWEKLQPSEYGFWANVNPEVPHPRWSQASERLLGSNERVPTKLFNGYGAFVADLYQGLQSERLYL
- a CDS encoding NUDIX hydrolase, with the protein product MSGSREYPDRPWVGIGVVAFRGNDVLLVRRARPPRQGEWSIPGGAQMLGETAEAAARRELREEAGIEVGPLTLAVVVDALSHDEEGRARFHYTIIDFAGRWLSGEPVAGDDVSEARFFSPDEVATLGLWPEALRAIDEGRRRIAELPD
- a CDS encoding DUF4340 domain-containing protein, translated to MERRSLLILGAAALASAGAVVALGPGGPKPRDIGGAPLMFQNLAARLAGAMRIEVKQQGKSLAIARRQGDVWVLPEAADYPVRPEKVRELLVGLTELRLVEPRTSNPELLERLGLQDPEQEGSTAALLRVLDGSNQPIAELVVGRRRVRVQGNVPESVYVRRPGETQSWLAEGRLPLDADAQLWIDRDMANIPRERMLAATIRREGAPVLELRRGEGPDGRLSVTAPAETPPLEQSSLDSIAGAFEFLTLTDVQREADMPGEALGSARFTFTDSLAIDAVLRRKEEALWLLLKAEGSPEAEQLNARWRGWAYQVPAHKERSLLPRLDDLRQAEQAAPRPAAP
- a CDS encoding GldG family protein → MSDATHAPSPASGTPRPAPRPASRRLAYSIGGLGAALVLAVSANLLADRLLPRARLDLTQQHLYTLSDGTRQVLGGLQDPITLRLFYSSRLGGSIPVYGAYADRVREMLQEYAALSDGKIRLEYLDPEPFSETEDRAMAAGIQGVPVDQSGEQVYFGLAGSNLLDDERVLPFFQPDRERFLEYDLTRLVYELSNPRRPVVGLLSALPVNGDPRAMMMRVPGAGQPFVIANQLRQFFTLREVGPDTAVIPADMQVLIVAQPQNLPETTLYAIDQFVMRGGKLFAMTDPHSESQASRPGPNGQPPAETASNLDRLLNAWGIETPSDKVVLDQRGAWRVRANPRDRLQAVDYLAWFNATEDSLSRGDVATADLQQVTFASAGQVRRREGAGIEFTPLITSSDRAMLVEADKVRRNPNPAQLLAGFQADGQRYVLMARARGILQSAFPGGPPAPAEGAERPAGFPAHRAQSDGPANLVIANDTDLLEDRFWVQVQDFFGQQVATPFSDNGALIANLTDTLAGGDALIGLRSRGESLRPFGVVEEMRRSAEAQYRQTEQSLTQRLEATERRLRQLRQGTAAGTAQPGERNQNQTVITPEQRAEIDRARAEITATRGQLRTVQLELRRDIEGLERTLRIVNIALVPALLTLFALVLAVLRNRRRAAARA